The Accipiter gentilis chromosome Z, bAccGen1.1, whole genome shotgun sequence DNA window ccttccagtcaaacgcctcccattttttctgtccatttgatgcaataactgggaatgcttggagcatagtcccttctgtaacggcatcttttattacacccctccagcgtctctgcctttcttctgcagcggctattacaagcggctccgcgtctaccGCGGGCGCGGCTGGTGTCACCGTCTCcggtcccgagaggcgggatggatgaacgggcgggggcgggggcgcggacggttctgcccggggtccggccgcggccgcggcgggcggcgggcgctccatggccggctgacacgcgccggggcaaacgggcggaggggggggcggacagggaggggaggagggagggggcggagggggtggcgagaaggcgggggagggagcgggactggtacacGGCCAGAATCCTCAtgctcttgccttctcggttcatcctttcgggaggatcctttctccctcacttctggctctcccgaccgtgctgccattttttgtaattggtgcaccacctcccttgggagctcttccgaccgtactgtccGTTTTTGTAATTggctcaccacctcccttaggagctcttccatcgcactacccgatggagatggttccctcacccccgcaacctgtttatccgcattggtcacccccgagtctgtcgggttcggatctgtcgggcgacagtcggccccccctaattcccctctttcttgtggagtaacagacgggggaattttttcggcgccaacggcctggctgggtataggcaaaggctgcgcctgtgcaggcgtctcagcgttaacagaaatggatgtcggggggtggagatagctgtgtagagaatgtccccccaactccagcggggtaggctgacgcggcagccgtggaggcagcagaggggtcacggccgcgcgggcagcggcggctgcctcccggtccgccctcatcGCCTCCAGCATGTCTGGCATTACTTTCCCaagcgctgcgtattttttcatctccttcaccttaccccccttgcagttagcagcgtcccacagtgccttgcctatattatcccaggtcgcttcttcaaatgcgacatttacattcgggagaAGTtccttctcccaggcccataaaagtaacccctttaacacagaactatcgaatttcagtcctctctcagagagaaaattacgaaggagctttaggactgcttcctgccttttgtccaaccccatctccttctccgaccgctcacctaatcagggcgagattcaagcttccgcgcgtctcctcgttttcccagctcagggcgagattcacaCTTAggcgcgtcccagctcagctgaagctcacgtcgtgcttcccagcgtggctgaagcttctgccgtcctgccggggcagcaggaacactctcggccggctcctccgcttcctcgtcggttcagctgcaccagaaattcccatagagacgataaagtgctgatctgagggtccctgttcgggcgccaaatgttgcggaggatccacaggggaaatcacgcacagaccaatgtgatcaagtgaagcccatttactacaacttttagcacagttctataccttatgtgcttgtgcacgcgccttgtacaatactctaattggtccaataccccggttcacgcgacactaccttatcctccattggctgtgcaagcttcttcacgaggtgtccagcagttacttgtctcattcttcggcatccaggagttgcttgtcaggctcttcttatcttcctttctcccagcgtacaagggcacagcgtccttgtctgctcctgcactttgtcaaCTTATGcctcgttcccacctaacggctggattgctcgcatgccctcgcccagccaagaaatcctcgaCACCTTCCTGCCAGCAGTGGCACAGGGGCTGAGCAGGGCCAGGGTGAGCGGGAGGCAGCGGCCGAAGCTCcccgtggcggcagcggcggtggcCGTGTGCGGTGCCCGGgctctgcctgcgctgctgcccCTTGCCCGCTCGGCCCCTTTTATGGTGGAGGGGCCCGCGGACAGGCAGTGGCCGCCCGTGCTGGGCCTCCTGCCAAGGGTCACCCTGGTGGGAGACGGGCCACTAGCCACCACGCCAGACTGAGTGGGGTCCTGCTCCTCCGGGCAAGGCGGAGGTCCCGAGGGAGCACAGTGGGGCAAACTGGGGCTGCGACGGAGGAGCCCAGGCCATGGCAGGGGTCATGGTGGGGGACAGGCACCGGGCCTCGGGGATGGAGCCCGGAGAGGGCATGAGATGCtgtgggggacacacaggggaACATGGGCGCTGAGGCGCAACACGACAGGAGACGGGTGAGTGTTTGCTGCAAAGCTTTATTGAGAGCAGCAGTCGGCggagcagaaggagcaggatGCAGAGTCGTCGTCGTCGTCACTGGCCTGGGAATCCCCTTGCTCCCAGCTACACTCCTGCCGGGGGCGCAGGCGGGTGAAGACGTTGGTGCCGACCCTGTGGGGACACAAAGGGAGGAGATGTAAGAGTGAGAAACGCAGCCTTGCTGTGCCAAAcgcctgcccgtccctgcccccctgcttcctcccccagCATTTGCACCTCCGAGGGACCCGCAGGGCGGCCGTGCACAAGCACCCCATCCTCAACCACCCCCgcactggcagcagctctgccagacgCTGAGCACCACGGGGTGGGAGAGTCCCGAACCcctctggggatgctcaggggaCCTGCGCAGGGCAGGAATGGGGGGCTCACCTGGTGGCCTTCCAATCGTCCTTGATGTTGTCCACATGTGACCGCTGGAGCCACATGGTCTTCAAAATCTCATTTCCCTTCTCATCCACAAAGCACTGGCCGGTGAAGACGGTGACAGAGTCTGCAGGGATGGGGTAGGAGATGGAGGGGAGAGTGGTCACGTTACCGAAAAAGCCAGTCAGTGCCAACCCATAGCCCTGCAGCTTgccccagcacagggggacagtagacctgggctgtccctgccctctgGGGACAGTGGTGAtggggaaaggaggcagaaggcaACAGGGGGCTTGGGGTCTCATCTGGAGATGGGCAGACAGCAGCGGGCTTCAGCCTCCAGCACAACCTCTGCACCCTGGTACTGCGAGGTGACACCAGCCAAGGAGCTCTGGGGTCAAGGATGGGGGGCATGAGGGACACCACAGAGGATGGGAGAGCATTTGGGACaccacaggggaaggcaggggatcAACAACGaccctgcagggaagggcagaagAACATCAGGGACAtcacagggagggcaggggaggtctGGGGACATCACAGTGGAGGGCAGGGGAgctctggggacactgcagggaggctgggaaaggagaagtaCCTGAAAAGCTCCATTTGACAGTGAAGCCGAAGGTGGGATGCCTCTGCTGGTTCGGGCGGTGCTGGGATCCCCGGAGGGGTGACACCTGGATCTTGTTCGTGGTGGTTTTCACGGCCGTATGGTAGAAGCCCCAGAATTCGCCTTTTCCATTCACGGGCATGATGGTCATGTTGGAGCCCAGTTCATTCATCCAGCGCCCAGTCAGCACACACTAGAGCAGAGGGGACTCAGAGttggtgctgcagcacagcccaagTGCGGGCATGGTGGCAGGCGTAGGCaacccttcccaccctgccccgtGGATCCCAGCCCTGCCATTACCTTTTTTGCAGAGTAGCCAGGAGCCACCAGCACCATGCCGAGTATCAGGAGGAGTGGAGTCACTTGCACCATCTCaacagcaggcagagagcaggtgTACACAGGGATGTCCTCCTTGCAGGGCTCTGCTGATGTGCCTGGTCTCTTGCCTTTTTATTGCTGCCAGATCTGTGAGTAGCAGCTCTGGCCAGGGCATTATGCAAATTTGCAGTTCCCACCTGTATGAGAGGTGGCTGCAGGCAAATATTTCCAGAAGCACCAGCTGGAACTGCACCTCCTTGCCTACACATCTGTAAGAGACTCTGTTGATTTGCTGACTCAACATCCTGTTTTTGTAGGGGACTACACACAAGATGTCCCTGAAGAAGCCACCACATGAcgcctgctgagctgtgcttgcccacaagcaaggtgagaaaaccaccatgagcacctgggcatgcatCCATGGGGGAACAGGGGgcggcacacaggataatgagttctgtggaaatgggtggacttttcagagaaacagaggggactggaacaataaaaaagaactgcgtactccctTCTCGGCTGAAGAAACCCGGACTTGGAAAAcatctgaaggactgtaacatctgGATCTGAAGGGAagacacctggctggcagcagcagaagaaccTGACCCTCCATCACTGTCATTGGAACCAACTCAGCGGGACgctgctggcttcgtggtggtggttaactagtcttgctacctctcttccgttctcttgcttaggtctgtctctttttctttttcctccctctgttctatcgcagttattggttgttatagagaataaaatttgtaaggttgtacagcatctgaccttgtttgtgtcttaatctcgctctcgggtTCATTGAACAACCTTCCCCGGTATTGGATCGGGACATTTTTAaattggcgtcacggacaggatcCCCAGAGATGAGAGTGCTGCACTACTTTGTTGTGGAACTTTTGGGTTAATGTGCAGTCTGGCTCCTGAGAGTGAGAAGGGGGAACTAGTATATTCACGCGTGGCCCTCTCAGGACGTAATCCTCCTTCAAGTTAGTGTGTGACGTTGAAGGTTGTGCTCttgagagggagaaggggggaattCGGAACTATTGTGAGACCCTCTCAAGACGTTACCCCCTTCTAGTTGTGTTGATTTGTAAGTGTACAGTGTGTCCTTCTGAGAGAGACCCTCTCAGAACGCAGACCCCCTAATTTGTGTTAGAGAAAAATGGATGCTCGGGAAACTGTTGGTGTTTGTGATTCTGCACCCTCACGGGTTGAAGGAATAGAGAAACTATATGATCTTTTAGAGGACTACCGATCTTGCCCCTCAGTCCAGGGACAAGACGGGGTGAAAAACCACTGGTTTCAACCACAGAGTGTGGTGGATCGGATAAGAATCTTGCAGAAGGAAGCTAAggttaaaaaagggaagggaaaagcaataATTTGTGCAGTGCTGGGAGTGAGTCTGGCAGCCGCGATggaagagaggaagcagaagtCTGGTCAAAGTGACATGATCAGAAGCCTGCAGAAGCAACTGCAAGAAAGTAAACAGTtgttggaggaggaaaggaaacttgttagggttttaaaaagagaattaaagaatCAACTTTCGAGAGAGACGGAGGTAGACACGCCTCCTGTGGAGAAAAGGACACAGCAAATCTATCCTCAGAGGGATTTGCAAAGGGCAAAAGAGACCGTAGAGAGCCCCCCCGCGACGTGCGTCCAGTGATTAAAACCGAGTATGTGTATGAGGACAGTAGCGACGACCATCCTCAGGTTATCACTAAAGAAGCCCCATATACAGCAACTGAATTAGCAAAATTGAGAAAAGGTTTTTCAAGGATGGCAAAGGAATCTGAGACGGAGTACGTGTGGAGAGTGTCTTTGTCAGGAGGAGATGGAATCTTGttgtcagagaaagaagcagaagaatattgGGGTCCAGGTGTGTTTCTAACAACTGGTGATCACCGGGCCCCATGGTCATTGACTCAGAGAGCTGCGTACTGGGCTGGAGGGCTGAACCCTATGGAACGGGGAGATCCCCTTGCCATAACCGATACGGTGGATCAGCTGCTAGAAAGTGTGCAAAAGGCGGCATGTATCAGGATGATGTATGACCGGGAGCTCAAGCCCCATCAGGGCTCCCCGATAATGCTGCCTGTGGACCCAGAGAGGATGACTATTCTGATATGGGGGCTTCCTGACTCTCTGAGACCAATTGGGATCCAATTGCAAGGGAGAATTCTAAACACCCCCAATGGAGAAAGGACTATGTCCGTTCTGGAGGGGAGAATGTCCCCTGACCATCGATGGCCAGGGACATGGGGAGAGGTAGCTCAGGAATTGATTAACTTGGAGAGAAAATACGGCCCTGTTGGTGGATCGTCTCAAAGGACTGAAAACAAGATCGTACGGCGACTTAGTGGGCGGCTATTAGCCCCTGGA harbors:
- the LOC126036544 gene encoding LOW QUALITY PROTEIN: uncharacterized protein LOC126036544 (The sequence of the model RefSeq protein was modified relative to this genomic sequence to represent the inferred CDS: inserted 2 bases in 2 codons) translates to MDARETVGVCDSAPSRVEGIEKLYDLLEDYRSCPSVQGQDGVKNHWFQPQSVVDRIRILQKEAKVKKGKGKAIICAVLGVSLAAAMEERKQKSGQSDMIRSLQKQLQESKQLLEEERKLVRVLKRELKNQLSRETEVDTPPVEKRTQQIYPQRDLQRAKETVEXPPRDVRPVIKTEYVYEDSSDDHPQVITKEAPYTATELAKLRKGFSRMAKESETEYVWRVSLSGGDGILLSEKEAEEYWGPGVFLTTGDHRAPWSLTQRAAYWAGGLNPMERGDPLAITDTVDQLLESVQKAACIRMMYDRELKPHQGSPIMLPVDPERMTILIWGLPDSLRPIGIQLQGRILNTPNGERTMSVLEGRMSPDHRWPGTWGEVAQELINLERKYGPVGGSSQRTENKIVRRLSGRLLAPGRERPLSRQGLWQLGXSKGVPWDLMDGLSTQRLEELVQNWSGQKAISKPTPSAPPLISLEDESTKEEKVAGN
- the LOC126036245 gene encoding avidin-like — its product is MVQVTPLLLILGMVLVAPGYSAKKCVLTGRWMNELGSNMTIMPVNGKGEFWGFYHTAVKTTTNKIQVSPLRGSQHRPNQQRHPTFGFTVKWSFSGTSPFPASLQCPQSSPALHYSVTVFTGQCFVDEKGNEILKTMWLQRSHVDNIKDDWKATRVGTNVFTRLRPRQECSWEQGDSQASDDDDDSASCSFCSADCCSQ